In the Nothobranchius furzeri strain GRZ-AD chromosome 1, NfurGRZ-RIMD1, whole genome shotgun sequence genome, CATAACTCCAGGTCGTGGAGGAAAATCCTTGGTGGATGTTTAAATATAGCAGATGTAGCAGTTCTGGTTTTGTGGACTGATTCCTATATTTCTGTTTCACAGCTCCGACCCGCTGATACAGCTCAGGTTTTTCTTTTCACCTGGATCGGTCCCTGAAACAAGCCGCTGCAACCGTTTCTCCTCGTGAAGCCACCTCCTATTCACCTGTGACCAGAACCACCTAGACCGGTTCTATCTCACTTGGGGAGCGTTCAGGTAAATCCCTCTCAGCTCTAAGGAGCTTTTTAGAAGTTTTTTTGAAGCAAACAAACAAGATCTGTGACTGCAGACGACCTCTCGAGGTGGGATTTGAATCTCATTGACTGATGATGAAAGGCTGGAGGAACTCTTTTACACAGTTTGTGTATTTGTGAGCGAACTGTAACGGCTGTGTCCTTACCCTCCACGTACAACAGCTGGTACTTGGTGGAGACTTGGGGGGTGTCCTTGGACACAGCCTTGCAGTAGAAGACCCCTTGGTGCTCTGGTCTGGGTTGCTGCAGGACAAACCCTCTAGTCGGGTCATAGGTCACCTGAGTTGTGTTGGTAGTGATCTCCTCAGGTGGGACCTCTCTGTGCAGGGACACCTCAGCACGTGGCTCAGTCACCCTACAGGGGACGACGGCAGGCCTGTCGGGATGCAGGTACACGATCTCGAAGTGGATGGCAGACGGGACGAAGAGATGGTCTTTGTCTGCTGGGAGAGAACGGTGAGCGGGATCAAACGGTTCGGGAATTCTCCGTAAACCAAACAAGCTCATGTGCAGTCTGACATGAAACCTTCAGCCCGGCTGGGTCCGACAACAGTCTGCTCCAGAAAACCGCTTCTTTTGGAAGTTTCCTTCCAAAGCAGAAGTGCAGGACCGCCTTTTAGCTCATTTTTCTACATTAAACGTCTCATGTCTTCAGCGAAAGGCAACACACTCATTTGCTTTTGTTTCATCGTAACGATGAGGTTCACCTGGGAAGTAGATGTATGAGGTGTAGGTACGGTCCTGGTCCCTCTGGCATTCTGCTCCATCACACACGATGACCCAGCAGCTGTATGAACCGGTGTCTGCAGCTGAGGGGGAAGTCAGGATCAGCTGACTGTACTTGTCACTTTGCTTGATGCTGCAAGGAAGAAGCAAATAATCAGACACTCATCTGCAAACTATATATGTACACGCCGCTGGTATTCTGCAGCACCTGAGGCGTGAGTCACTAAAGGTGTCCAGGTTGGATGGGTAGGACCACCCGATGCTGCTTCCTTTACAGCGCAGCTCCATCTTCCTCCCAGGAGTCAGGAGTGTGGTCTGAGCCAGGTGCTGGAAGCGGCCCTTGTCCAGCACCCGCGTCAGCAGGGACTGGCTTTTGCCTTTTCTGTCATTCTGGGCAGGCTGCCGTACCCTCACCCGCCTCCCTCGGCTCTCCTCTACGTCTTTTTTTCTCTTGACCCCTTGGCAACAACCTGCAGACACAGACAAGGGTGGAGAGAATGTCATTTAACTAACAAACGGGGTAGCTGAAATTCTTCATGCTGAATCTAAATTTACAAAATGCAAACATTTTCTTTCCGTTTCTGCACAGAAAGCAACTATATTCAGTGTTTGTCCTTCAGTGCAGAATCAAACCCAACTCAGAGAAAAAGCTGTGATCAGAACCAGCTGTTGCATTCCTTCAGCTCGGCTGAGCTTCTGCAGAAGTGTTTGGGACCATTCTCCTTTGAACGTTCATCTAACCCCTTCCACTGTTTCCCCTGCAGCCAGTGGAGATTAAATCAGACTACCATTCTCACTGAGCAGATCGCTAAAGACCGCTTCACTCACCCATTTGGAGCTCTGAGCAGAGCACAGCCAGTAACAACACAACCCAGAGCTTCATGGTCAGAAGGCCTGCAGGAACCATGAAATGGAGGAGATCTGTTGAGGGGTTCTGAAGTAAAATGCGATCAGACTCTGAGCTTTGCTGGACCTGCGCAGGCTCCAGCTGCTGTGGTTAGAGTTCCAGCTCCATCCTTGTTACAGACTGGAATGAAAAGGGAAATACCTTCGGAGCTCCAGTTTCCTCCCTCCTCTCAGGCCTTTGGAGCAGAAACGTGTAGAGAAGAGCCCTCTGCTGGACCCGAGGCACAACTGCTTCATGAAACTGTACATCATCATCACCCTTCCTCACCAACTCGGTAGTTTTGTAGCGCTGCAGATTCCTCCGAGCAGGTTTTAAATGCAGAAAAaaataagtgttttttttttaattcaccaGAATTAACCTGCATGGGTAAAGGTCTTGAGCTGGTTGATGCACACATCAGACGACCTAGGTGTCTAAGGCTCTTACTGGGCAGCTTCCTGTCACCCGAGGACCGATGCTTTTCATTCCAACTGCAGCTCCTTGCAATCTGAACTTCTGTGCTGTCTGTGACTCATAAATTGTTTCATTGCTttagtgtaaatatttaaatataaacattCTTGCTTTTCACAGATTTTAACATCCAGATTGAGTTCTTCATGCTTGCTGATTGCTGTTTATTACATAAATTTGATGATAATAAAATTGGTTTTCGTGTTGAGTTTCTGGATAAAGAAGGCTATAAATGTAATTGTGTTTTTGTTAGATTTGAGTGAGTgacgtctgaagtctgttgcatttctgtctgaggtgtttcttgcatagcaaagctgccctccctgttgagggtaactctgaagtgcctttttttcctccacctgactcaatcctcacgtAAACCCTCTgaactctattaaggtagcgctacTCGGGATGCGAATGtccacagtcaccaatttttgtcatgtgtctatgtatgtatgtctgatctcagaattgtgtgtactgaaactctaattcccctctgggattaataaagtatctttgaattgaaatgaattgatcCAGCTGATCTGAGCATTTCTACCTGATATTTCTGCATATGTACAGGTCAGCGTGTGGGATTCCCCAGGTCATTTCAGTGATGCTTCAGAtcatcgatatatatatatatatatatatatatatatgtgtgtatatatatatgtatatgtatatatatatgtatatatacatatatatatatatatatgtgtgtatatatatatgtatatgtatatatatatgtatatatacatatatatatatatatatatgtatatatacacacatatatatatatgtgtatatatatatgtatatgtatatatatatgtatatatacatatatatatatatatgtatatatacatatatatatatatatatatatgtatatatacatatatatatatatatatatatatatatatgtatatatatatatatatatatatatatatatatatatatgtatatatatatatgtatatatatatacatatgtatatatatatacgtatatatatatatatatatgtatatatatgtatatatacatatatatatatatatgtatatacatatatatatatatatttatgtatatatacatatatatatatatatatatatttatgtatatatacatatatatatatatgtatatatatatatgtatatatatatacatatgtatatatatatacgtatatatatatatatatatatgtatatatacatatatatatatatatgtatatacatatatatatatatatttatgtatatatacatatatatatatatatatatatatttatgtatatatacatatatatatatatatatatatatatatatatatatatatgtaaatatatatatatatatatgtatatacatatatatatatacatatgtatatatatatatatgtatatatatatatatacatatatatatatgtatatatacatatatatatatatgtatatatacatatatatatatatgtatatatacatatatatatatatgtatatatatatatatatatatatatatatatatatatatatatgtatatatatatatgtatatgtatatatatgtatatatatatatatgtatatatacatatgtatatatatgtatatatatatgtattgttATTTATGTACTTAATCCTGTCTACATAAGCATATTCTCAGTGTTGTTATGAATggatatatttttaaatcatgttttttttcCATGTGACTTTACAGTGAATGGTGATGAAATGGATGAGGAGCACCAACCACCATCACCTGGACAGGTATCCTTCGCTCAGCCACAGGCATGGCCAAGCCCATCTTCTTCTGCTCCAAACCCAAGGAAAGGAAAAGCCCCAAGCTCATCTTAACTAAGTAGAAACCTCAAATGTTTGTGGAGCTCTGACAGTGAgtgatttttacattttcatggccAACCTGATTTGTATGTATGATAATTGTTTAGTTTTCTCTGTTTCCTTGTTGTGAAAATCTATTTTACATTTTGTTGTTAATAAATTTGCTCCATTTGGAGTCAAATTAATTCCTCTGTATGATTTTCCCATGTTTTGAATGGATAACTATATTTTGGGTGGATTTTTCCCAAAAACCCTCAAAAACTGACTTTCTAAGATAAGTTAAAAATGAGGGAAAAAGAACGTAAAGAAAATATCTGAGAATTTCCCAATGGCACATGTGCCAAAAGGTGCCCAAACTGGTCCAGGAGAGGTCCGCCTGGATTTCTATCAACTAAAACCTCCCAAACTTTTCTATACTTCcttttttttcatgatttttggGTCAGCAAATGTTCAGAGCCTATTCTGTGGATTTCTAGATGTTTTAGGCTGCAACTAGTTATTTTAGAAGGAATTTTAATATCAAAGTTGATTTTTTTTAGGCAGaacatatttttttctcatttctgcTGTTCCAGATCCTGTTACCCTCAATCAGTGACATAAGTGATGCTTTTTAGAATTTTAGAGTAAACTTTAGAGTCTTACATTTGTTTTGATACCAAAACAGCTCAAATAAACCTTGTAGTTTATGagatcagtggcgtgtccagatcttttaaaatggggtggcccaggtgaggcacagctttgtgcatgggtggcaccaatggttatgctttttttgttttacccccaatccttttgtggacaatgaaaagcctatttaaagtaaattagtgtggaggcacctggggtggccaatcagattccaagggtggcttgtgctaccccaggccactcccttgaCACACCCCTGTATGAGATATACTCAAATCCTTTTGGACGTGTCTTTTTCAAGAAAATCTCTGAAAATGGCCTAGGGTTCAAGaggttaatatagcgtaatattatttttggatggtaaaaagtgcaggggtcaaaacttgaccttGGAaaaagtagggggggggggggggcatgtcccccctgtccccccaaaaTTGACATCCATGGCGACGTCTTTGACAAAATTAGTAAAGGTTTCGGCTTTTTGGGGACTTCACTTGctatttactttttattagacaaAACACATTCAGCCTGAGGTTGtaagaagattttattgtttgtcTTGGTCCAGGTGTGTGGAAACACCATTGTTTACTTTCTGCTGCAACACTGTTGGAAGACTCTGCTGCAGATGTGGACGTTCAGGTTGCTCGTCCGTCATTTAAACACCCGAACAAGCAGTAAACCTAATTCGACATAATCAGTGTGAAAAACAGAGACACAAGTTAGAGACCTGTTCTCGTGGAGCCCCCTCAGAAGGCAGAGCGGCCTTGCTATAAAAATCATGAAGGTCATATTAAAAGCAACTGTAGTGAAATAACACTAAATATCAGACAGGCAGGAAAAAAACAGCACATTCTTATTTGACAGGTGAGAAAAGACAAGAGCTCTGGAGCAAATCTCCATTTTCTGTCTGTAACAGTTCATAGTCAATGACAGGTAAACAGATTTTTCACTAACTACATGCTAGATTTATAGACATAAACATTTTCACCAGCTGAGTCTAATGGTGACTGAGTCCTTTCCAGAATGTCTTTATGATGTTGCAGCATAAATATCAATAACGCTCCAAAACACTGTTGTATTTTTAGAAAAACATCCTAAAATTGGTCCTTCTGCATAAATCTGAGCATTTAAACCTGAACGGGTGGGACCGAATGTGCATCTTGTGCAGAAATCTGCATGCCGTGAGGAAACGAGGAcctttgctgctgctgcttcagtaTGGAATGAAACAAGGATCACTCTCCAGTGTATTCCTCATGGTGGACTTGCATGTCCACCCACAGAGACGGCCTCATCGTGTGATCTCTGAGACAGAATACTGATGCTGTCCTTGCAGACGGAAGGTGCGATGGAGAGGAGCCACGTGTGCACAGGTACATCGAGCTGCTGGGTGCTTCCAGGCGTCTGTCGCCTGGCGAGAGTCTGAATTTTGAAACTTTAACACTGACTGGTCTTCTCCTGGCATATGAAGCACTCCTGCTCCTTTTCCTCTGAGTTGCTGTCGGCCTGCTTCTGCCCGCCAGTGTTGGTGTTGGTCTGAGCGGCGTTGCTGTTGCTCTGTTTCTCCACAAGGTGGTGCTGCCGCTCCTCACTGTGCCACATGCCGTAGCCAAAATAAATCAGGAATCCTACAGAGAAAAAGCAGCAAGAAATTACAACTTTAATACAAATGCATTCTTTAAAGGCACAGATTAAATTGTTTATTTAATAGATCTTGTTATTTTCCTTTTCATAACAGTACAGGAACACTTTAAATTACTGAGCTCCGAATGcagtggtgtccaatcctggttagGGCCACCGTACTGCATATTTTAGAgccgcttctgcagagcttggtgaTCTGAACGAGGGATTAAACCGTCGAATCAGGcgtgctggagcagggaaacaactaaacca is a window encoding:
- the pdgfrl gene encoding platelet-derived growth factor receptor-like protein isoform X1, which codes for MVPAGLLTMKLWVVLLLAVLCSELQMGCCQGVKRKKDVEESRGRRVRVRQPAQNDRKGKSQSLLTRVLDKGRFQHLAQTTLLTPGRKMELRCKGSSIGWSYPSNLDTFSDSRLSIKQSDKYSQLILTSPSAADTGSYSCWVIVCDGAECQRDQDRTYTSYIYFPADKDHLFVPSAIHFEIVYLHPDRPAVVPCRVTEPRAEVSLHREVPPEEITTNTTQVTYDPTRGFVLQQPRPEHQGVFYCKAVSKDTPQVSTKYQLLYVEVPSGPPFVSLGASSGTLGDNVNVTCTVLGDPEVEVSFSWSYPGQDQRPVHIQSSWRLVTRGMGHTTRLSQSVLTLEDIETIDFGDYICKAKNPYGETIVATKINSA
- the pdgfrl gene encoding platelet-derived growth factor receptor-like protein isoform X2, giving the protein MVPAGLLTMKLWVVLLLAVLCSELQMGCCQGVKRKKDVEESRGRRVRVRQPAQNDRKGKSQSLLTRVLDKGRFQHLAQTTLLTPGRKMELRCKGSSIGWSYPSNLDTFSDSRLSIKQSDKYSQLILTSPSAADTGSYSCWVIVCDGAECQRDQDRTYTSYIYFPDKDHLFVPSAIHFEIVYLHPDRPAVVPCRVTEPRAEVSLHREVPPEEITTNTTQVTYDPTRGFVLQQPRPEHQGVFYCKAVSKDTPQVSTKYQLLYVEVPSGPPFVSLGASSGTLGDNVNVTCTVLGDPEVEVSFSWSYPGQDQRPVHIQSSWRLVTRGMGHTTRLSQSVLTLEDIETIDFGDYICKAKNPYGETIVATKINSA